The sequence CCGCCCTCGACGGACTGCTTCTGCACGGTGTCGCCGAACAGGCCGAGGATCCCGCGGTCCTCGCTGACCTTGAACCCGGCGTCCTCCAGTGCCTGGTGGGCGTCGTCCACGCTGTCGCCGGTCACGTCCGGGACCTCGATCAGCTGCGGGCCCTTGGACAGGGTGAGCGTCACCGTGTCGCCCGCGGCGGCCTGCTCGCCGTCGCCGGGGCTCTGCCGGGCCACCTTGCCCTTGTCGTACTCGGAGTTGACCTGCTCGCTCGCGATCTTCACCTTGAGCCCGGCGCTCGTCAGCTCCTGCCGCGCGTCGGCCGGGTCGTCGCCGGTGACGTCCGGCACGTCGATCGGGCTGCCCTTGCTGACGGTCAGCGCGATCGCCGAGCCCGCGTGCCGCTCGGTCCCGGAGGAGGGAGCCGTGGAGATGACGGCGCCCGCGTCGATGTCGTCGCTGAACTGCCGGGTGACCATGCCCGGCTCCAGACCGGCCGCCGTGAGTTTCTGCCGGGCCTTCGCGAGCGGCAGACCGGCCAGGTCCGGGACCTTGACCGTCTCCGGGCCGAGCGAGACGGTCAGCGCCACCGCGTCATGGTCCCGGATCCGGGCCCCGGGCGCAGGGTCGGTGCTGATCACGGTGCCGCGCTCGACGGTGTCGTCGTAGGCCCGCTTCACCTTCCCGACGTGCAGCCCGGCGTCCTGGAGCCGGTCCCGGGCCTGCGCCTCGGACTTCGTCAGCAGCGGCGGGACCTTGGTGAACTGGCCGGAGTTGATGTACCAGACCCCGGTGCCGGCGCCGAGCACCAGCAGCACGGCGACGGCGATCGTCAGCATGAGCCGCCGGGACCGGCGCGGGGGCGGGACCGGCGCGGCCTGGAAGCGGGCGGTGCGGCTGACGCCGTCGCCGTCCCCGTCGACCGGGAGCGGCCGGGGCACGGTGAGAGCGCGCGGGATCACGCTCGTACGGTTCTCCGCGTTCTCGTGCTCCACCGTCCTGGCCCCCGGCGGTACGGCGTCCAGCTGTTCCTCGGTCAGCGCCTCGCGGGCCTCGCGGGCCCCGGCGAGCAGCGCGACCGCGTCGTACGGGCGCACCTCTGGGTCGCGGGCGGTGGCCGAGGCGACCAGCTCGTCCAGCCGCGGGGCCAGGTCCGGCACCAGCGCGGAGGGCGGCGGCACGTCCTCGTTGATGTGCCGGTAGAGCACCTGCGCGGGGGAGTCCCCGGAGTGCGGCTTGGCGCCGGTCAGCATCTCGTAGAGCACGACACCGCAGGCGTACACGTCGACGCGGGGGTCGGCGGTGCCCTGGTCGATCTGCTCGGGGGCGAGGTAGGCGACGGTGCCGAGCACGGAGCCGGTCGTACTGGTCACCGTGTCGACGGAGCGGACCAGGCCGAAGTCGGCGACCTTGACCCGTCCGTCGTCGCCTATCAGCACGTTCTCGGGCTTCATGTCCCGGTGCACGAAACCGGCCCGGTGGGCGGCGCCGAGCGCGGCGAGCACCGGCTCCAGGATGTCCAGCGCGGCCCGCGGGCGCAGCGCGCCGCGCTCGCGCAGCACGTCGCGCAGGGTGCACCCGGCGACGTACTCCATCGCCATGTACACATACGAGCCGTCGGTGCCCTGGTCGAAGACCTGCACCACGTTCGGATGGTCGAGCCGGGCCGCGGACTTCGCCTCGCGGATGAACCGCTCCACGAAGACGCCGTCGGCCGCCAGCGCGGGATGCATCACCTTCAGCGCGAGCACCCGGTCCAGGCGCGTGTCCAGCGCCCGGTACACCGTCGCCATCCCGCCGGCCGCGATCCGCGCGTCCACGCGATACCGACCGTCGAGCACGTGCCCGACGAGGGCGTCCTGAAGGGTCATGTCCACACGCCGAGTCTACGAGCCCCCACACCCTTCCCCCTCCCCTCCGCCTTCCCCACCAGGGCACTGAAGCCGACCTGTGACGCTTCTTACGCGGGGACGCCATATTCCGGGGGAGGAGGAGGAGGCGGTGGCCGACCGAGGGGCGGACGCCGGTCCACGGGTCGAGAGGCCGGGCCACGGGCGGGGAGCCGCCGACGGTGATCGCGTCCCACAGGGAGGTCCGGCCTTCCGGCCGAGGGTTTCGGGTGGTGCGCGGGTAGGTCAGAACGCGGGACGCTCGGGATCGAGCACGGCCAGACCCTCCGCAGGAGACGACGCCTCCGCCCAGTACCGGCGAGGTATCCGCCCCGCCACCCGCGCCAGTCTCCCCCCGGTCACCGCGTGCCGCATCGCCGCCGCCATCACCTCCGGCTCCCGCGCCCGCGTCACCGCCGACGCCAGCATCACCCCCGCACACCCCAGCTCCATCGCCAGCGCCACATCCGACGCCGTCCCCGCCCCCGCGTCCAGGATCACCGGCACCCCCGCCCGCTCCACGATCAACTGGAAGTTGTGCGGGTTGCGGATCCCGAGCCCCGACCCGATCGGCGAGCCCAGCGGCATCACCGCCGCGCACCCCACGTCCTCCAGCTTCCGCGCGAGCACGGGATCGTCGTTGGTGTACGGCAGCACCGTGAACCCGTCGTCCACCAGCGTCTCCGCCGCCTCCAGCAGCTCCACCGGATCCGGCAGCAGCGTCCGCTCGTCGGCGATGACCTCCAGCTTCACCAGCGACGTACCGAGCGCCTCCCGCGCGAGCCGCGCCGTGAGCACGGCCTCCCCGGCGGTGAAGCAGCCCGCCGTGTTCGGCAGCACCCGGATGCCGAGCTTCTCCAGCACGGACAGCACCGAGCCGTGCACGGACGGCTCGACCCGCCGCATCGCGACCGTCGTCAGCTCCGTCCCGGAGGCCACCAGCGCCCGCTCCAGCACATCGAGGCTGGGCGCCCCGCCGGTACCCATGATCAACCGCGACCCGACAGCCGTACCCCCGATGACCAGGCGATCCTCGGTCATGGCTCAGCCTCCCTGCACCGCGGTGAGCACCTCGACCCGGTCGCCCTCGGCGAGCGCGGTCCCGGCCCACTCCGTCCGCGGTACGACCGTCTCGTTGACGGCGGCCGCCACCCCGGCGGGGGCCCGCACGAGGGACCGTACGACGGCGTCGAGCGCGGTACCCGGCGCGATCTTTCGGCGCTGCCCGTTGACGGAGACGGTGATGGTGGACGACACGGCGCTCATACGGTCTGCTCCAGCTGCTGGACGCGCGGCGCGCCGAAGCGCTCCGGCGTGAACGGACGGGCTTCCTCGGGCAGCGGGCCTCCCGCCAGCAACTGCCCCATCACATCCCCGGTGACCGGCGTGAGCAGCACCCCGTTGCGGTGGTGCCCGGTCGCCAGCAGCAGCCCGTCGAGCCCCGAGGGCCCGAGCAGCGGCGCGTTGTCGGGGGACCCGGGCCGCAGCCCGGCCCTGGTCTCGGTGAGCGGCAGCTCGGTGATGCCCGGCACCAGCTCGTGCGCGTCGCGCAGCAGCTCGTACACGCCGCCCGCGGTGACCGTCGTGTCCCAGCCCAGCTCCTCGCTGGTGGCGCCGACGACCAGCTCGCCGTTCTCCCGGGGCACCAGATACAGCTGGCCGCCCCGGACCACGGCCCGCACCGTCCGGCTGAGGAACGGCGCGTACCGCTCGGGCACCGCCAGCCGCAGCACCTGCCCCTTCACCGGCCGCACCGGCGGCACCAGCTCCGGGGGCACCCCCGCGAGCCGCCCGCTGAGGCTGCCGCCCGCGAGCACCACCTGCCCGGCGCTGAGCGCCGTCCCGTCCGCTGCGGTGACCCCGACGGCCCTCTCCCGTACGACGTCCAGCCGCTGCGCCCACACCCGGTGGAACACCACCCCGGCCCGCTCGCACGCGATCACCAGGGCCGCGGCCAGCCGGCGCGGATCGATCTGGTGGTCGCCGTCGACCCGCAGCCCGCCGCGCACCCCGGGCGCCAGCATCGGCTCCAGTCGGCGGCACTCGCGCCCCGACAGCCACTCCGCCTCCAGGCCGCAGCGCTGCTGGAGGGCGTGCAGTTCCCGCAGATGGGCGCGGTCGTCGGCGTCCAGCGCGACCGCGAGGGTGCCGCAGCGCCGGTAGCCGAGGTCCCGGCCGCTCGCCTCGGTCAGTTCGGCCACGAAGCCGGGGTAGCGGCGCGCCGACTCCAGATTGAGGGCGAGCAGCGTCTCCTCGCCGTAGTGCAGTTCGGTGACCGCGGCCAGCATCCCGGCCGCGACCTGCGCGGCCCCGCCGCCCGGAGCCGGATCCACCAGGGCCGTCGCGAGCCCCCGGCGCGCCGCGCGCCAGGCCGTGACGAGGCCGATGATCCCGCCCCCGACGACCAGGACGTCGGGGCGTCCCGGGGTTTCGGGCGTACGTGTGGACATGGGCGTCCAGCCCCTCCCTTCGCCGGCATGACCCGGATCAGGTTCGTACGGTCGGAGGCCGCCAGCCTCCCTCTCAGCCCGGTGCGTCCGGGCTCCCGCGAGTGCTTGTACGGTGGCCACCCTAGCCCGCCCCCCTCCCCACCCGTAAGGGAGCCCTCGGTCATGGCCCCGTCGCTCGACGGTCTGGTCCTCGCCCCCGTCGCCGACCGGTCCGCAGGTCAGGTCGGCACCCGGACCCGCTTCGCCTACCACGAGCAGGACGGCGCGATCTGGGCCGAGTACCGGGGCGGCGACATCGTCCGCGGCCATCTGGCCGGCACCCGCGCGGGCGACCGCCTGGACTTCCGGTACGTGCAGCTGCGCACCGACGGCAGCACGGCCTGCGGCCACTGCGTGTCCACGGTCGTGGAACTGCCCGACGGCGGGGTGCGCCTGGAGGAGACCTGGGAGACCTGGGAGTGGGAGTCGGGACCCGGCTCCGGCACCAGCGTCGTGGAACAGGTCGTCGCGCACGCCCCCTGACCGGTTGATCGCCGACTGTCTATGGTGATCGGGTGAGCGAGCAGACAGCCCAGGAGGGCACGGCAGGGGTCCGGCGCGTGGTCGTCGCCGGCGCGGGCATGGCCGGGGTGCAGACCGCGGTGGCCCTGCGGGAACGGGGTTTCGCGGGCGACGTGACCGTCGTCGGCGCCGAACCGCACCAGCCGTACGACCGGCCGCCGCTGTCCAAGGCCGTCCTGCTCGGCAAGGCCGAGGGCTCCGCCTTCGACCTCGACTTCGACGCGCTCGGCGTCGGCCTCAGGCTCGGCTGCGAGGTCCTCGGCGCCCGCCCCGCCGACCATGAACTGGACACCGAGGCGGGCCCGGTGCCGTACGACGTCCTGGTGCTCGCCACCGGCGCCGAACCGGTCAACCTGCCCGGCACCGAGGGCGTCCCCGGCGTGCATCTG is a genomic window of Streptomyces sp. WP-1 containing:
- the pknB gene encoding Stk1 family PASTA domain-containing Ser/Thr kinase, translating into MDMTLQDALVGHVLDGRYRVDARIAAGGMATVYRALDTRLDRVLALKVMHPALAADGVFVERFIREAKSAARLDHPNVVQVFDQGTDGSYVYMAMEYVAGCTLRDVLRERGALRPRAALDILEPVLAALGAAHRAGFVHRDMKPENVLIGDDGRVKVADFGLVRSVDTVTSTTGSVLGTVAYLAPEQIDQGTADPRVDVYACGVVLYEMLTGAKPHSGDSPAQVLYRHINEDVPPPSALVPDLAPRLDELVASATARDPEVRPYDAVALLAGAREAREALTEEQLDAVPPGARTVEHENAENRTSVIPRALTVPRPLPVDGDGDGVSRTARFQAAPVPPPRRSRRLMLTIAVAVLLVLGAGTGVWYINSGQFTKVPPLLTKSEAQARDRLQDAGLHVGKVKRAYDDTVERGTVISTDPAPGARIRDHDAVALTVSLGPETVKVPDLAGLPLAKARQKLTAAGLEPGMVTRQFSDDIDAGAVISTAPSSGTERHAGSAIALTVSKGSPIDVPDVTGDDPADARQELTSAGLKVKIASEQVNSEYDKGKVARQSPGDGEQAAAGDTVTLTLSKGPQLIEVPDVTGDSVDDAHQALEDAGFKVSEDRGILGLFGDTVQKQSVEGGKTAPKGSTITITIR
- a CDS encoding thiazole synthase; protein product: MTEDRLVIGGTAVGSRLIMGTGGAPSLDVLERALVASGTELTTVAMRRVEPSVHGSVLSVLEKLGIRVLPNTAGCFTAGEAVLTARLAREALGTSLVKLEVIADERTLLPDPVELLEAAETLVDDGFTVLPYTNDDPVLARKLEDVGCAAVMPLGSPIGSGLGIRNPHNFQLIVERAGVPVILDAGAGTASDVALAMELGCAGVMLASAVTRAREPEVMAAAMRHAVTGGRLARVAGRIPRRYWAEASSPAEGLAVLDPERPAF
- the thiS gene encoding sulfur carrier protein ThiS; this encodes MSAVSSTITVSVNGQRRKIAPGTALDAVVRSLVRAPAGVAAAVNETVVPRTEWAGTALAEGDRVEVLTAVQGG
- the thiO gene encoding glycine oxidase ThiO; the encoded protein is MSTRTPETPGRPDVLVVGGGIIGLVTAWRAARRGLATALVDPAPGGGAAQVAAGMLAAVTELHYGEETLLALNLESARRYPGFVAELTEASGRDLGYRRCGTLAVALDADDRAHLRELHALQQRCGLEAEWLSGRECRRLEPMLAPGVRGGLRVDGDHQIDPRRLAAALVIACERAGVVFHRVWAQRLDVVRERAVGVTAADGTALSAGQVVLAGGSLSGRLAGVPPELVPPVRPVKGQVLRLAVPERYAPFLSRTVRAVVRGGQLYLVPRENGELVVGATSEELGWDTTVTAGGVYELLRDAHELVPGITELPLTETRAGLRPGSPDNAPLLGPSGLDGLLLATGHHRNGVLLTPVTGDVMGQLLAGGPLPEEARPFTPERFGAPRVQQLEQTV